A region of Sandaracinaceae bacterium DNA encodes the following proteins:
- a CDS encoding TetR/AcrR family transcriptional regulator, with protein sequence MSDAPTAPKPDRPKSERRPPRRRQEDRSEATRQRLIDATLSCLATEGYAGTTVSKIVERGAVSRGSHVYHFPSKAALIEAAARQQVKRFYIQLGKSFANLDESEDRLRAMARSGWRTVFQAPEHAVMLELLVASLHDEELAVVMRRLWASGYTLVKGAAEHYFEPIDPSVSVSSFITLLQWVLRGMALDRHLLRDDALLEQHLELWCDLLSTRIRARPGVTGGPPRPQGVFS encoded by the coding sequence ATGAGCGACGCCCCCACCGCCCCCAAGCCCGACCGCCCGAAGAGCGAGCGCCGTCCGCCCCGTCGCCGTCAGGAAGACCGCAGCGAGGCCACCCGCCAGCGCCTGATCGACGCCACGCTCAGCTGCCTGGCTACCGAGGGTTATGCGGGCACGACGGTGAGCAAGATCGTCGAGCGTGGGGCGGTGTCACGCGGCTCGCACGTCTACCACTTCCCGTCCAAGGCCGCGCTGATCGAGGCTGCGGCGCGCCAGCAGGTGAAGCGCTTCTATATCCAGTTGGGTAAGTCCTTCGCGAACCTGGACGAGTCCGAAGACCGGCTGCGCGCCATGGCCCGCAGCGGCTGGCGCACCGTGTTCCAGGCGCCCGAGCACGCGGTGATGCTCGAGCTGCTGGTCGCGAGCCTGCACGACGAGGAGCTGGCCGTGGTGATGCGCCGCCTGTGGGCGTCGGGGTACACGCTGGTGAAGGGCGCGGCCGAGCACTACTTCGAGCCCATCGACCCCTCCGTGAGCGTGTCCTCGTTCATCACGCTGCTGCAGTGGGTGCTGCGCGGCATGGCGCTCGACCGTCATCTGCTGCGCGACGACGCGCTCCTGGAGCAGCACCTCGAGCTGTGGTGCGACCTGCTCAGCACACGCATCCGGGCGCGCCCGGGGGTGACGGGTGGCCCACCGAGGCCGCAGGGCGTGTTCTCGTAG
- a CDS encoding peptidylprolyl isomerase: protein MGNPVAVFETSEGTFKAEIFLAEMPITAQNFISLAESGFYNGLHFHRVIPGFMLQFGCPHSKDPNSPRAGTGGPPHGTIQDEFLESAKFSNEPGTLSMANTGRPNSGGSQFFVNTVHNDFLDWFNRRTDSKHPVFGKVTEGMDIVKSIEGFGSRSGATQKPLQMISVTITR, encoded by the coding sequence ATGGGAAATCCGGTCGCAGTCTTCGAGACCAGCGAGGGCACCTTCAAGGCGGAGATCTTCCTCGCCGAGATGCCCATCACGGCACAGAACTTCATCAGCCTGGCCGAGAGCGGCTTCTACAACGGTCTGCACTTCCACCGCGTGATCCCCGGCTTCATGCTGCAGTTCGGCTGCCCGCACTCGAAGGACCCCAACAGCCCGCGCGCCGGCACCGGCGGTCCCCCGCACGGCACCATCCAGGACGAGTTCCTCGAAAGCGCGAAGTTCTCGAACGAGCCCGGCACGCTCTCCATGGCGAACACGGGCCGCCCCAACAGCGGCGGGTCGCAGTTCTTCGTCAACACCGTGCACAACGACTTCCTCGACTGGTTCAACCGCCGCACGGACTCCAAGCACCCGGTGTTCGGCAAGGTCACCGAGGGCATGGACATCGTGAAGTCCATCGAGGGCTTCGGCTCGCGCTCGGGCGCCACGCAGAAGCCGCTGCAGATGATCTCGGTCACCATCACGCGCTGA
- a CDS encoding polysaccharide deacetylase family protein gives MPRLSSLLAALLLLGALGVSERAHGEAAGALLADAADTSARVGRTQFVLLGFDATPPEQRPLDRTGFHYIYEALNRARPAGGRPNAFTLFISTGNFQFAPGQRNLRPDERPFEGLLPRNQPVIRYARNLAYIRARAANVRETARLGVEIGSHAVRHAHGLRWSEADWETELADHERISDLLGFPRPVGFRAPFLEYNDGMYAALARRGTRYDASRPGGRAWPTRHPSGIWLFNIPTVPVPGGGRALFFDDNLRTVFGSLARARGLQGRAAEDYMHGVYADAAMAEFNVRYHGERAPFLVSGHGNFRTGILRFMRRVCELPDVRCATFSEAVEYLDAHPELAGL, from the coding sequence ATGCCTCGTCTCTCGTCGTTGCTGGCTGCGCTGCTTCTGCTGGGCGCGCTCGGCGTGAGCGAGAGGGCCCACGGTGAGGCGGCTGGCGCGCTCCTGGCGGACGCGGCCGACACGAGCGCGCGGGTCGGGCGCACCCAGTTCGTCCTACTCGGTTTCGATGCCACCCCGCCCGAGCAGCGCCCCCTCGACCGGACCGGGTTTCACTACATTTACGAGGCGCTCAACCGAGCGCGGCCCGCCGGCGGGCGCCCCAACGCGTTTACGCTGTTCATCTCCACCGGCAACTTTCAGTTCGCGCCCGGGCAGCGCAACCTGCGCCCCGACGAGCGGCCCTTCGAGGGGCTGCTGCCACGCAACCAGCCCGTCATCCGCTACGCGCGCAACCTGGCCTACATTCGGGCGCGCGCCGCGAACGTGCGCGAGACGGCGCGCCTCGGCGTGGAGATCGGCTCACATGCCGTGCGCCACGCCCACGGGCTGCGCTGGAGCGAGGCCGACTGGGAGACCGAGCTGGCCGACCACGAGCGCATCTCCGACCTGCTCGGCTTTCCGCGTCCGGTCGGCTTCCGGGCCCCCTTCCTCGAGTACAACGACGGCATGTACGCGGCGCTCGCGCGACGCGGGACGCGCTACGACGCCTCGCGTCCAGGCGGACGCGCCTGGCCCACGCGGCACCCGAGCGGGATCTGGCTGTTCAACATCCCCACCGTGCCGGTGCCCGGCGGCGGGCGCGCGCTGTTCTTCGACGACAACCTGCGCACCGTGTTCGGGTCGCTGGCGCGGGCGCGAGGGCTGCAAGGGCGCGCCGCCGAGGACTACATGCACGGGGTCTACGCCGACGCGGCCATGGCCGAGTTCAACGTGCGCTACCACGGTGAGCGCGCGCCGTTCCTGGTGAGCGGGCATGGCAACTTCCGCACGGGCATCCTGCGCTTCATGCGGCGCGTGTGCGAGCTACCCGACGTGCGCTGCGCGACGTTCAGCGAGGCGGTCGAGTACCTGGACGCGCACCCCGAGCTCGCGGGCCTCTGA
- the hcp gene encoding type VI secretion system tube protein Hcp: MAQSVHLELNAAGQKIDGDSTILSLGRENTIECIYFSDAVRTAREKSSGMATGDRTYEPLKILKRIDKSSPLLAKALCNNEVIEGVFRFYRPSPAGDGTTQQFFTVEISEGRIAGIVRESPNVIDPASATAPPTEEVTFVFGRIRWVYEDGGIEHVDHWSQRT, from the coding sequence ATGGCACAGAGCGTTCACCTGGAACTCAACGCGGCGGGACAGAAGATCGACGGCGACAGCACCATTCTCAGCCTCGGGCGTGAGAACACCATCGAGTGCATCTACTTCTCCGACGCCGTGCGCACAGCGCGCGAGAAGTCCAGCGGCATGGCCACGGGTGACCGCACGTACGAGCCGCTCAAGATCCTGAAGCGCATCGACAAGAGCAGCCCGCTGCTGGCCAAGGCGCTCTGCAACAACGAGGTCATCGAGGGCGTCTTCCGGTTCTACCGACCCTCTCCCGCCGGCGACGGAACCACCCAGCAGTTCTTCACGGTGGAGATCTCCGAGGGCCGCATCGCAGGCATCGTGCGCGAGTCGCCCAACGTCATCGACCCGGCGTCGGCCACCGCGCCTCCCACCGAAGAGGTGACGTTCGTGTTCGGTCGCATCCGCTGGGTGTACGAGGACGGCGGCATCGAGCACGTCGACCACTGGAGCCAGCGCACCTGA
- a CDS encoding DUF2236 domain-containing protein encodes MSASPTPMSDTHEPPPEQPSEPEPVLSPKPLLPGSHMWRDFGSWLYHLTLPEAFLLQSAHPVIAAAVTKDKKYLHDPYGRARDSRRLLWPVVYSRPADAIAMGRKLRDLHRTIRGVDKAGKRYYALDPEAYGWVHMTGFDSAVRMHELFGTPLTPVQRAELFDEWRQIASMLGIAERFLPTTEAEFWSEFNRMIDERLEWTEVLDDTFYPTYYTTYPVPHALEGKLPRPVWRAMMLPVSLFAYWLTVMTLPERAQAKLGLRVTPADKALFSVFRAAVREAWPHVPEHRRYLRVAWRAIEDARKHPEAYVLPDEPT; translated from the coding sequence ATGAGCGCCAGCCCCACGCCCATGAGCGACACGCACGAGCCGCCCCCGGAGCAGCCCTCCGAACCAGAGCCCGTTCTGTCCCCCAAGCCTCTCCTGCCCGGGTCGCACATGTGGCGCGACTTCGGCTCGTGGCTGTACCACCTGACACTGCCCGAGGCGTTCCTGCTGCAGTCCGCGCACCCGGTCATCGCCGCCGCGGTCACCAAGGACAAGAAGTACCTGCACGACCCCTACGGGCGCGCCCGCGACTCGCGGCGGCTCCTGTGGCCGGTGGTCTATTCGCGCCCGGCGGACGCCATCGCGATGGGACGCAAGCTGCGCGACCTGCACCGCACCATCCGCGGCGTGGACAAGGCGGGCAAGCGCTACTACGCGCTGGACCCGGAGGCCTATGGCTGGGTGCACATGACGGGCTTCGACTCGGCCGTGCGGATGCACGAGCTGTTCGGGACCCCGCTCACGCCCGTGCAGCGCGCCGAGCTCTTCGACGAGTGGCGCCAGATAGCGTCCATGCTGGGCATCGCCGAGCGCTTCCTGCCCACCACCGAGGCGGAGTTCTGGTCCGAGTTCAACCGCATGATCGACGAGCGCCTCGAGTGGACCGAGGTGCTGGACGACACGTTCTACCCCACCTACTACACGACCTACCCGGTGCCCCACGCGCTCGAAGGCAAGCTCCCACGCCCCGTGTGGCGCGCCATGATGCTGCCCGTGAGCCTCTTCGCGTACTGGCTCACGGTGATGACCCTGCCGGAGCGCGCCCAGGCCAAGCTCGGGCTGCGCGTGACGCCGGCGGACAAGGCGCTCTTCTCGGTGTTCCGGGCCGCGGTGCGCGAAGCGTGGCCCCACGTGCCCGAGCACCGGCGCTACCTGCGCGTGGCGTGGCGCGCGATCGAGGACGCGCGCAAGCACCCCGAGGCGTACGTGTTGCCCGACGAGCCGACTTAG
- a CDS encoding DUF202 domain-containing protein, which yields MVQRYKNIPVTDALAAERTQLAAERTFLAYVRSSFAFFVAGVSGAQLLESPLLLGVAHTLSGTSILVLAFGFYRLQVSRTVVRDLVHRIEAERNRAAPPT from the coding sequence ATGGTGCAGCGCTACAAGAACATCCCCGTGACCGACGCCCTCGCGGCCGAGCGCACCCAGCTCGCGGCCGAGCGCACCTTCCTGGCGTACGTGCGCTCGTCGTTCGCGTTCTTCGTGGCGGGCGTGTCGGGCGCGCAGCTGCTCGAGTCGCCGCTGCTCCTCGGCGTCGCACACACGCTCTCGGGTACCAGCATCCTCGTGCTCGCGTTCGGCTTCTACAGGCTGCAGGTGTCACGCACCGTGGTGCGTGACCTCGTCCACCGCATCGAGGCAGAGCGGAACCGCGCCGCCCCGCCGACCTGA
- a CDS encoding NAD(P)/FAD-dependent oxidoreductase, translating to MANTRGAVDHEVLIVGAGFSGLGAGIALRDAGITDFAILDAADGVGGVWRHNTYPGVAVDIPSATYSYSFAPNPRWSRAFAPGHELLAYAERAADAYALRPHLRLRTFVERAVFDEARDLWRVYTDQGVLSARFLVGAVGPLDQPRRPDIPGLEQFAGKVIHTARWDHAHDLAGERVAVIGTGASALQLIPEIVDRVRHLDVYQRTAIWVLPKVDFAIAREVQALFEAVPPTQQGMRLVTTAITELIMVLGVIQHTRLPFLVRAIEQVCLAHLRAQVPDPALRAKLTPRYSFGCKRPSFSNRYLRTFTRPDTELVTAPIARIEPRSIVTEDGRERPIDTLILATGFNVLQLGAMPAFPVVGLGGVELGAFWDEHRYQNYEGLSVPLAPNFWLMNGPYSVTGASWFSIIEANVRHIVRAIGETQRRGATRVVVRRAAQDAYTDEMRDRMRHTIFTQPGCAGSNSYYFDRHGDAPFVRPHSGLRAWWQSGHFDLDDYAYSSG from the coding sequence ATGGCGAATACACGTGGCGCGGTGGACCACGAGGTGCTGATCGTCGGCGCGGGCTTCTCTGGGCTCGGCGCGGGCATCGCCTTGCGCGACGCCGGCATCACGGACTTTGCGATCCTCGACGCAGCGGACGGGGTGGGCGGGGTCTGGCGCCACAACACCTATCCAGGCGTGGCCGTGGACATTCCGTCGGCCACCTACAGCTACTCGTTCGCGCCCAACCCGCGCTGGTCGCGGGCCTTCGCGCCCGGGCACGAGCTCCTGGCCTACGCCGAGCGCGCCGCGGATGCGTACGCCCTGCGCCCCCACCTTCGCCTGCGGACCTTCGTGGAGCGGGCCGTGTTCGACGAAGCCCGCGACCTGTGGCGCGTGTACACGGACCAAGGCGTGCTCAGCGCGCGCTTCCTGGTGGGCGCGGTCGGGCCGCTGGACCAGCCGCGCCGGCCCGACATCCCGGGCCTCGAGCAGTTCGCGGGCAAGGTCATCCACACAGCCCGGTGGGACCACGCACATGACCTCGCAGGGGAGCGCGTCGCGGTCATCGGCACCGGCGCGTCGGCCCTGCAGCTCATCCCCGAGATCGTGGACCGCGTGCGGCACCTCGACGTCTACCAGCGCACCGCCATCTGGGTGCTGCCCAAGGTGGACTTCGCCATCGCGCGCGAGGTGCAGGCGTTGTTCGAGGCCGTGCCCCCCACGCAGCAGGGCATGCGCCTGGTCACCACGGCCATCACGGAGCTGATCATGGTGCTGGGGGTCATCCAGCACACGCGCCTGCCGTTCCTCGTGCGCGCCATCGAGCAGGTCTGCTTGGCGCACCTGCGGGCTCAGGTGCCGGACCCAGCGCTACGCGCGAAGCTCACCCCGCGCTACTCGTTCGGGTGCAAGCGGCCTTCGTTCTCCAACCGCTACCTGCGCACCTTCACGCGCCCCGACACGGAGCTCGTGACGGCCCCCATCGCGCGCATCGAGCCGCGCAGCATCGTGACCGAGGATGGCCGCGAGCGGCCCATCGACACGCTGATCCTCGCCACGGGCTTCAACGTGCTGCAGCTGGGCGCCATGCCGGCGTTTCCGGTGGTGGGACTCGGTGGGGTCGAGCTGGGCGCGTTCTGGGACGAGCACCGCTACCAGAACTACGAGGGGCTGTCGGTGCCGCTGGCGCCCAACTTCTGGCTGATGAACGGGCCCTACTCGGTCACGGGCGCGTCGTGGTTCAGCATCATCGAGGCCAACGTGCGGCACATCGTGCGCGCCATCGGGGAGACGCAGCGGCGTGGGGCCACGCGTGTGGTCGTGCGCCGCGCGGCCCAGGACGCGTACACGGACGAGATGCGTGACCGCATGCGGCACACCATCTTCACGCAGCCGGGCTGCGCGGGCTCCAACAGCTACTACTTCGACCGCCACGGGGACGCGCCGTTCGTGCGCCCGCACAGCGGGCTCCGCGCGTGGTGGCAGAGCGGCCACTTCGACCTCGACGACTACGCGTACTCGAGCGGGTAG